In the Phaeobacter gallaeciensis genome, one interval contains:
- a CDS encoding glycosyltransferase family 2 protein — translation MKAAAITMVHKDYWALRQWYRHYSGALGAENLFVVAHGPDPVVQEICPAASVITIPRDRLQGFDHWRGRLLNGIQRGLLEIYDWVIRTDADELICVDPQLWSSLPKMLAAQEASAIFALGVNVFAPDEASGSPLYQGVFSGHYSKAWAVRQPHDLRRHGVQVRPRRLAEFPYCMPHGVYLAHLKFANRQAATEMADIRTEVAGAEGSGTPGKAWKQAHQEMAAQYAALADLPLSPWEKAEAAAWDALQSPVRDEGISVLRSKSLRFDSRVHLPDWFPPRGD, via the coding sequence ATGAAAGCAGCTGCAATCACCATGGTGCACAAGGACTACTGGGCTTTGCGCCAGTGGTACCGGCATTATTCCGGCGCCCTGGGGGCTGAGAATCTCTTTGTCGTCGCCCATGGGCCGGACCCGGTGGTGCAGGAGATTTGCCCGGCGGCATCGGTCATCACGATCCCTCGGGACCGGTTGCAAGGGTTCGATCATTGGCGCGGGCGTCTTCTGAACGGAATTCAGCGCGGCCTGCTGGAGATCTACGACTGGGTGATCCGGACCGATGCGGATGAGCTGATCTGCGTCGACCCGCAACTCTGGTCCTCTCTGCCGAAGATGCTGGCCGCACAAGAGGCCAGCGCCATCTTTGCCCTTGGGGTGAATGTCTTTGCACCAGATGAGGCATCCGGCTCGCCTCTCTATCAAGGTGTGTTCTCCGGGCATTACAGCAAGGCCTGGGCCGTGCGTCAGCCGCATGACCTGCGGCGCCACGGGGTACAGGTGCGGCCAAGGCGGCTGGCGGAGTTCCCCTATTGCATGCCACACGGTGTCTATCTTGCGCATCTGAAGTTCGCCAACCGGCAGGCGGCGACCGAGATGGCCGACATCCGAACCGAAGTTGCAGGCGCAGAAGGCAGCGGGACCCCCGGCAAGGCCTGGAAGCAAGCACATCAGGAAATGGCAGCGCAATACGCGGCCCTTGCCGATCTGCCACTGTCGCCATGGGAGAAAGCAGAGGCAGCGGCCTGGGATGCGTTGCAATCGCCGGTGCGGGACGAGGGGATCTCGGTCCTGCGCAGCAAGAGCCTGCGATTTGACAGCCGGGTGCATCTGCCGGATTGGTTTCCGCCCCGCGGAGACTAA
- a CDS encoding 2Fe-2S iron-sulfur cluster-binding protein, producing the protein MAMRFFSTRDRPVHLGPFPLERLARGRMPDLTAVPPFQPLTFSRPDLPGSIVNAMGDYQAMMDAIRDGLVNKVQAGCPEDPQVRADHIKAFGYFADAAMVGIGPVPQSAHLQQPYRNPDIDRLAHDLKTKQTKTLASGIDMIMADLRDAMQAPPSGIGGHTRAITFLYEMPRDPHPGEDGCDWLHDAEHHRACLRASETAVVLANYIRLLGWDAKAHTGTSADVDLNQLAVSAGLATVKGSRLQNPYLGDRFGLAVVTTDFDLAMDRPLAPEDQQPGLSTKGPKWWLGVGSERSALNGDPFAARDFKDGPHPFETLKRVDTPTTYIDEARVARVPKRADMFARSQFGDMGKANQKAATGGLYARKAAPSMAQRRMLGAFVLLQDGEPARGPRPVDAERNAANVKAASYWLGIDAVGISRCPDWTWYSHDATGTPIVPDHDQAISMIVDQGFDTTEGTSGDDWIAVAQSMRAYLRFSLLGGVIARQIRNLGYKAKAHTVMDGEVLQPPLLLLSGLGEVSRIGEVILNPFLGPRLKSGVVTTDMPLAHDKPIDFGLQSFCESCNKCARECPSGAITAGPKLMFNGYEIWKSDSQKCTTYRITTPGGAMCGRCMKTCPWNLEGIFAEKPFRWAAMKLPKAAPALAKLDDALGNGEMNPAKKWWWDLELEEDGGYRPTRHPVNARGLQKDLDLKYEDQTLAVYPAPLAPHPWPYPFPMDREAGIEAYQAMVTAEEYRSRRARGETGAWDHIYSNDADSPVLQVIVSKVEDMSADVNKYEFRSPDGSDLPEWTAGAHLDIVVAPEFLRQYSMSGDPADRSKYQIGVLREDAGRGGSKLLHRIFTEGRRIFISKPINHFPLEEGAAKSFLMGGGIGVTPMIAMAHRLHALGRPFELHYSISDRAAAGYLPDLAQAPWADRVHVHVSKEGSRADLDQVLAGYQAGYHVYTCGPDRYMQGVLEAAERQGFPEEARHLEYFSVPEVPEYENHPFTLRLRKSGRDLHVPADKSATDVLAEAGIGVDVKCADGICGVCKCDLLSGEVEHRDFVLSKAQRKGAVILCQSRAAQKDGTIEVDL; encoded by the coding sequence ATGGCGATGCGTTTCTTCTCTACTCGTGACCGGCCCGTTCATCTGGGGCCTTTCCCGCTTGAGCGGCTGGCGCGGGGCAGGATGCCGGATCTCACTGCGGTGCCTCCGTTTCAGCCGCTGACCTTCAGCCGCCCGGATCTGCCGGGGTCGATCGTCAACGCCATGGGCGATTATCAGGCGATGATGGACGCCATCCGGGATGGACTGGTCAACAAGGTGCAGGCAGGCTGCCCGGAGGATCCCCAGGTGCGGGCAGATCATATCAAGGCGTTTGGCTATTTTGCTGATGCTGCGATGGTCGGGATCGGCCCGGTGCCACAGTCGGCGCATCTGCAGCAACCCTATCGCAATCCGGATATCGACCGGCTGGCCCATGATCTGAAGACCAAGCAGACCAAGACGCTGGCTTCGGGCATTGATATGATCATGGCGGATCTGCGCGATGCCATGCAGGCGCCGCCCAGTGGGATCGGCGGGCATACCCGTGCGATCACCTTCCTTTACGAGATGCCGCGCGACCCGCATCCGGGTGAGGATGGCTGCGACTGGCTGCACGATGCGGAACATCACCGCGCCTGCCTGCGGGCCAGCGAAACCGCCGTGGTGCTGGCCAATTACATTCGCCTTCTGGGCTGGGACGCCAAGGCGCATACCGGCACTTCTGCAGATGTTGATCTCAATCAGTTGGCTGTGTCTGCGGGGCTGGCAACGGTGAAGGGCTCCCGTTTGCAGAATCCCTATCTGGGGGATCGCTTTGGCCTTGCGGTGGTGACCACCGATTTCGATCTTGCGATGGATCGTCCGCTGGCGCCAGAAGACCAGCAGCCGGGCCTTTCTACCAAGGGGCCGAAATGGTGGCTGGGCGTTGGTTCGGAACGTTCGGCGCTGAATGGCGATCCCTTTGCGGCGCGGGATTTCAAGGATGGGCCGCATCCCTTTGAAACCCTGAAGCGGGTCGATACGCCGACCACCTATATCGACGAGGCGCGCGTCGCCCGCGTTCCCAAACGCGCCGACATGTTTGCCCGCAGCCAGTTCGGCGACATGGGCAAGGCAAATCAGAAGGCCGCGACCGGTGGGCTCTATGCGCGCAAGGCGGCGCCATCGATGGCACAGCGGCGGATGCTGGGGGCCTTTGTCCTTTTGCAGGATGGTGAACCCGCGCGAGGACCGCGCCCCGTGGATGCAGAGCGCAACGCCGCCAACGTAAAGGCGGCCAGTTACTGGCTGGGGATCGACGCGGTCGGCATCAGCCGCTGCCCCGACTGGACCTGGTACAGCCATGACGCGACCGGCACGCCCATCGTGCCCGACCACGATCAGGCGATCAGCATGATCGTCGATCAGGGCTTTGACACCACCGAGGGCACATCGGGTGATGACTGGATCGCGGTGGCGCAATCCATGCGGGCCTATCTGCGGTTTTCCCTGCTGGGCGGGGTGATCGCGCGGCAGATCCGCAACCTTGGCTACAAGGCCAAGGCACACACCGTGATGGATGGCGAAGTCCTGCAACCGCCGCTTTTGCTGCTGTCGGGGCTGGGGGAAGTCAGTCGCATTGGCGAGGTGATCCTGAATCCCTTCCTTGGCCCGCGCCTGAAATCCGGGGTGGTGACCACCGATATGCCGCTGGCGCATGACAAGCCGATCGACTTTGGCCTGCAGTCCTTTTGCGAGAGCTGCAACAAATGCGCCCGCGAATGCCCCTCGGGGGCGATCACGGCCGGACCCAAGCTGATGTTCAACGGCTATGAGATCTGGAAAAGCGACAGCCAGAAATGCACCACATATCGGATCACCACGCCGGGCGGCGCCATGTGCGGGCGCTGCATGAAGACCTGTCCGTGGAATCTTGAGGGGATCTTTGCCGAAAAACCCTTCCGCTGGGCGGCGATGAAGCTGCCCAAGGCGGCGCCTGCGCTGGCGAAACTGGACGATGCGCTCGGCAATGGCGAGATGAACCCGGCCAAGAAATGGTGGTGGGATCTGGAGCTGGAAGAGGACGGTGGCTATCGCCCGACTCGTCACCCGGTCAATGCCCGCGGTCTGCAAAAGGATCTCGATCTGAAGTACGAGGATCAGACTCTTGCGGTCTATCCCGCGCCGCTGGCGCCGCACCCCTGGCCCTATCCGTTCCCGATGGACCGGGAGGCCGGGATCGAGGCCTATCAGGCGATGGTCACCGCCGAAGAATATCGATCCCGCCGGGCGCGCGGGGAAACCGGGGCCTGGGATCACATCTATTCCAACGACGCGGACAGTCCCGTGCTGCAGGTGATCGTCTCCAAGGTCGAAGATATGAGCGCCGATGTCAACAAGTATGAATTCCGCAGCCCCGATGGCAGCGACCTGCCGGAATGGACCGCCGGAGCGCATCTCGACATCGTCGTGGCGCCGGAATTCCTGCGGCAATACTCCATGTCGGGCGATCCCGCCGACCGGTCAAAGTATCAGATCGGTGTTCTGCGCGAGGATGCCGGGCGGGGCGGCTCTAAACTGCTGCACAGGATCTTTACCGAAGGGCGCCGGATCTTCATTTCAAAGCCGATCAACCATTTCCCGTTGGAGGAGGGCGCTGCGAAGTCCTTCCTGATGGGCGGCGGCATCGGCGTCACCCCGATGATCGCGATGGCGCATCGTCTGCATGCGCTGGGCCGCCCGTTCGAGCTGCACTATTCCATAAGCGACCGCGCAGCGGCGGGATATCTGCCCGATCTTGCGCAGGCGCCTTGGGCGGATCGCGTCCATGTGCATGTCTCGAAGGAAGGCAGTCGCGCCGATCTTGATCAGGTTCTGGCGGGCTATCAGGCAGGGTACCACGTCTACACCTGCGGCCCGGATCGCTACATGCAGGGGGTGCTTGAGGCCGCCGAGCGCCAGGGCTTTCCCGAGGAGGCGCGGCATCTGGAGTATTTCTCGGTCCCCGAGGTGCCCGAGTATGAAAACCACCCCTTCACACTGCGCCTGCGCAAGTCTGGGCGGGATCTGCACGTCCCGGCGGACAAAAGTGCGACCGATGTGCTGGCAGAGGCCGGGATCGGCGTCGATGTGAAATGTGCCGACGGGATCTGCGGGGTCTGCAAATGTGACCTCCTTTCCGGAGAGGTCGAGCACCGGGATTTCGTCTTGTCCAAGGCGCAGCGCAAAGGCGCGGTCATCCTGTGCCAATCGCGCGCAGCACAAAAGGACGGCACCATCGAGGTCGACCTGTAA
- a CDS encoding LamB/YcsF family protein: protein MSKTVDLNADMGESFGPWNMGDDQALLDVVSSANIACGFHAGDPDVMARTMGLARDNGVGIGAHPGFPDLQGFGRRRMHVPHETLANLVRYQLGAARGMAAALGTEVRHLKLHGALSNMACTDYDMARACYQAALEVDPDIIVMVLAATAMEEVVRDLGCNWCGEIFADRAYNDDGTLVDRSQPGAVIHDPELAGPRMLQMVTEGAIITESGKRIPTAIDTICLHGDTPTAVSLARAVRASLTEGGVDVRRFDGRTG, encoded by the coding sequence ATGAGCAAAACTGTCGATCTGAACGCGGATATGGGCGAAAGCTTTGGCCCGTGGAATATGGGTGATGACCAAGCGCTGCTGGACGTGGTGTCCTCTGCCAATATTGCCTGTGGGTTCCATGCCGGCGATCCGGATGTGATGGCGCGTACCATGGGGCTGGCCCGCGACAATGGCGTCGGAATCGGCGCGCACCCCGGTTTTCCGGATCTGCAGGGTTTTGGCCGCCGCCGGATGCATGTGCCGCATGAAACGCTGGCCAATCTGGTACGCTATCAGCTGGGTGCAGCGCGCGGCATGGCGGCGGCGCTGGGCACCGAAGTGCGGCACCTGAAACTGCACGGCGCCCTGTCCAACATGGCCTGCACCGACTACGATATGGCGCGGGCTTGCTATCAGGCGGCACTGGAGGTGGATCCGGACATCATCGTCATGGTGCTAGCGGCCACGGCCATGGAAGAGGTGGTGCGGGATCTGGGCTGCAACTGGTGTGGCGAGATCTTCGCGGACCGCGCCTATAACGACGATGGCACCCTGGTTGATCGCAGTCAGCCGGGTGCGGTGATCCATGATCCGGAACTGGCCGGTCCGCGCATGCTGCAGATGGTCACGGAAGGCGCGATCATCACCGAAAGCGGCAAGCGTATCCCGACCGCCATCGACACGATCTGCCTGCACGGGGACACACCGACGGCGGTGTCTCTGGCCCGCGCGGTGCGCGCCAGCTTGACCGAAGGCGGAGTGGATGTCCGCCGTTTCGACGGCCGCACGGGCTGA
- a CDS encoding biotin-dependent carboxyltransferase family protein, whose translation MNALKVLKIGPAASVQDGGRPGLLDQGVSRGGAADVLALAEGAALLRQDPGLAALEMGGMGGTFEATAPLRIALTGAPMAATLDGAALAWNASHRIEAGQRLDIGPARRGVYGYLHLGGGIDTEPVLGSRSAHVAAGLGRAVAVGDLLPAGPDAPGETGLTLAAEDRFQGGELRIVESFQSALFPPDVRNRFAETEFTRGSRANRMGVEMLSDGEGFAAAGQLNILSEVIVPGDVQMTGDGKPFVLLREAQTTGGYPRIGTVLPCDLPKVAQAQAGASIRFRWVSLEEGLQIQDAYDRALRALPGDCHPLLRDPADIQDLLSYQLVSGAVSALADPFATGGDT comes from the coding sequence ATGAACGCGCTGAAAGTGCTGAAAATCGGCCCGGCGGCCTCGGTGCAGGACGGCGGGCGTCCGGGTCTACTGGATCAAGGTGTGTCGCGCGGCGGCGCTGCGGATGTGCTGGCGTTGGCTGAGGGCGCTGCCTTGCTGCGGCAGGATCCGGGGCTGGCCGCGCTGGAAATGGGCGGCATGGGCGGCACTTTCGAAGCAACAGCGCCCCTGCGCATTGCCCTGACCGGGGCACCGATGGCCGCGACGCTGGATGGGGCGGCGTTGGCGTGGAACGCCAGCCACCGGATTGAGGCTGGACAGCGGCTGGACATCGGCCCGGCCCGGCGCGGTGTTTATGGCTATCTGCACCTAGGGGGCGGTATCGATACGGAGCCGGTGCTTGGCTCCCGCTCCGCCCATGTGGCGGCGGGGCTGGGCCGGGCAGTCGCCGTGGGTGATCTGTTGCCTGCCGGACCGGATGCACCGGGCGAAACGGGGCTGACCCTTGCTGCAGAAGACCGGTTTCAGGGCGGCGAGCTACGCATCGTGGAGAGTTTCCAGAGCGCGCTGTTCCCACCCGATGTGCGCAACCGCTTCGCGGAGACAGAGTTCACTCGCGGCAGCCGGGCCAACCGGATGGGGGTTGAGATGCTGTCGGACGGGGAGGGCTTTGCGGCTGCCGGGCAGCTCAACATCCTGTCCGAAGTGATCGTGCCCGGTGATGTGCAGATGACCGGCGACGGTAAACCCTTCGTGCTGCTGCGTGAGGCCCAGACCACTGGCGGATATCCCCGGATCGGGACAGTCCTGCCTTGCGATCTGCCCAAGGTGGCCCAGGCACAGGCGGGCGCGTCGATACGGTTCCGCTGGGTCTCGCTGGAGGAGGGGTTGCAGATTCAGGACGCATATGACCGGGCGCTGCGCGCCTTGCCGGGCGATTGCCATCCTCTGCTGCGGGATCCCGCAGATATTCAGGACCTTCTGTCCTATCAACTTGTCAGCGGTGCGGTCTCTGCTTTGGCCGACCCCTTTGCCACTGGAGGCGATACATGA
- a CDS encoding 5-oxoprolinase subunit B family protein encodes MTSHVASDFPMIRTVGLTGMLVTFADALSEPSNRATLAFRQRLEALGLDGVLETATSLASVYIRFDPAILDHHRLQARLEEELSTRDWYQQALPPGRRFWRVPTVYGTDLAPQLAEAADAAGMSEAQAIDSLGSARVRVLTIGFAPGQPYLGPLGPEWDLPRQTELTPMVPRGALVLAIRQFVLFSSATPTGWRHVGQTGFMIFRPESEAPFALQAGDELQFEPVSRADFLKLRESDAAMGGAIAEEIPA; translated from the coding sequence ATGACTTCGCACGTAGCTTCGGATTTCCCAATGATCCGCACGGTCGGCCTGACGGGTATGCTGGTGACCTTTGCCGATGCATTGAGTGAGCCTTCGAACCGGGCGACACTTGCCTTTCGTCAGCGACTTGAGGCGCTGGGCCTTGATGGCGTGCTTGAAACGGCAACCTCGCTGGCCTCGGTCTATATCCGTTTCGATCCCGCGATCCTTGATCATCACAGGCTACAGGCCCGGCTTGAGGAAGAGCTGAGTACCCGGGATTGGTATCAGCAGGCGCTGCCGCCCGGGCGCAGGTTCTGGCGGGTCCCCACCGTCTATGGCACCGATCTGGCGCCGCAACTGGCAGAGGCCGCCGATGCTGCGGGGATGAGCGAGGCGCAGGCCATCGACAGTCTGGGATCGGCGCGGGTGCGGGTTCTGACCATCGGCTTTGCGCCGGGGCAGCCTTATCTGGGTCCGCTGGGTCCTGAATGGGATCTACCGCGCCAGACCGAGCTGACGCCGATGGTGCCGCGCGGCGCGCTGGTTCTGGCGATCCGTCAGTTCGTGTTGTTTTCTTCTGCCACACCGACGGGTTGGCGCCATGTCGGGCAGACGGGTTTCATGATCTTCCGCCCCGAATCCGAAGCACCCTTTGCGCTGCAGGCGGGCGATGAGTTGCAGTTCGAACCGGTCTCGCGCGCTGATTTCCTGAAATTGCGAGAGAGTGATGCAGCCATGGGCGGCGCCATCGCAGAGGAGATCCCGGCATGA